A window of Pyrus communis chromosome 3, drPyrComm1.1, whole genome shotgun sequence genomic DNA:
ACTCTCTACCAAACCATTTTTCGCACTGGCTTGGTCCCAATCTTTACCCTTATTTGAAATAGATCCATTCCCCTTGAGCTGATTCCAACTTGTTACCCACTCTATACGAGAAGAATGCTCCCTAATGTGTGGATGCAACACAAACAGGGAATTGTACTCACAATTCGGAAACATAAAGAACTTAAACAACCCCCCTAACCGGTACACAACATAACCAAAACTCAGTTGGTCTCTTGGTGTGAAGAGGTGGACCTCATTGAACCACAAGCAGCTAAATAAATTACTCATCGCAGTATGTTCCCTTATGATAATGGCACCCTCTGGTACATCTGCATACAATAGTTTCCATcaatatttttaacaaatagTGTTGTACCAGTATATATGTCGATAATATTAGGCATTAACTTTGTTGGCATGTGCCTGTAACTTGAAGCAGAGGAGAAACAAATAAACAGAACTAACAAATTACACAACTCAAAAAATCTATGGTGTTCCTTCTTACCACTAACGGTTTTCTTGGTTGGATCCCATGGCTCCAAACCCTCATAACGATAAATTTTCATGTGTAGATCAATAAGAGGTCGAGCATATCGCTTTCTCCGCTTGTTTGCATCAGCCTCCTCGTATATACTGTGGTGGTGCTTGTGCTGAGAAATGGAAAATGTATGCTTCCCACGCCATAAATATCTGCACATCAAATTTAGTTTCCTTGATTATAGCTATATGTGCACAAACAAATATGTAGAATGAGAAAGATAAAAGTCGATTTATTACCTTTCTAAAATTTGCAATGGATCAACCATGAGCTCCATTTTACCATCAATCCAAATGCTGTACTGGGCGTTAGGGAACAAGCGGTGGGTTAATATCTTGGGGACCTTCCCATTCCTTCTTGGCTCATCGTAAGGCGGATGTTTCAACAAAACAAGACGCCAGATACCAACCCATTTTCCCCCATCATTATCCTCTCTGACTGTCACATTTCCCTTGATAAATTCAAGAGATGTTTCATCGACCGCCATGAGAAAGCAGAAGAGCTTCTTAGAACGAGGACTTAAATTTGAAGGTTGATGGGGTACATCATAACCATCAAAAATGCCTGATGCAACCACAAATCTACATTTTTTGACATATTTGATGTCTGCAGGAGCCATTTCAGCACCACCGTTTCGAATAAAACCACAGTGCAACTGCAGGATATAAACATTAACCAACTCACAATGGAGAATGGAAAAAGTAACACCCCTTAAACAGACAGAAAAAAGAACAGTTCTATACATAGGAAAGGGAAACACAACATTAAGTGGACAATTTTCTCCATATCCACCACCattattttcaattattttaacaTACTCTAAACATGTTGTAAACCATAGTTTATTTATAAGAAGGTGCTAAGGAAGTCGGGCCCCATTACTCCTTTACTTCTGATacgaaaacaaataattaaagaacATGCTTTGACTGAAGATAACAGAGTATTGATGTTTGCCCTTACGTTCATGTCAGATTTTAGTCTAAAACTCTCATCTCTCTGTGCCCAATTTTGATGTCCTCCGAATAGTGGGGACGACTGAGTTCCGTCAGGCAAAATCTCATCATCTAAAACGTAGGTTAAGTTTTTGACAATTTCATCGGGAGTTCTTCCTTTTGGAATTTTTATCTTATCAGGATCACTGACAACAGGAATCGGACAGCCTATTTGAgatgaaaacaaaacaacattattaaataaaactaaataagttatcgataaTTCAATGAAAATAGATTTTAGTGTTCTTACGGTGTTGCGATTGTCCTTTTGGTACAAACCCAAGGGAGTCTAACATGGAGAAGACCTTGCTCTCTTTGTTACACATAGCTGCAATTCAAGTGGATCAAACTACTAAGAACATGTATCTGTTTACCTCAAATTAAATAACAGACACCTTATTTACCAAGCATGCGCtaacaatattataaaattgtATTTAGTACCTATTGCAAGTTGTACTAATAAATATTGACAAGATTTCCATACTACATCAGGAACTATTTGATACTCACAAGTTGACAACTACGCCCCCTCATACTGCAGGAAAGTTTAAACCAACAATAACAATACTTTCAGCATTTGTTCAATTTCAAGCCAGACCTTTACAGGCTTACTAAAATATGTTATCCCTGACTCACataattaagttttaattaaaaaaatcataataagaATGTTTTACCACCTATGGTAGGCAAAGAATACCTAAAATCCACTGTTCGGTATCGATAAGATGTGTATGAATACCAAAAACAGTAAATTTAAACACAGgacttttcattttttggaaCAAGATGCACCAATCAACTAGCCTACTTCAAAAATGGGGCATCAGGGCTGAGCCAAACAGCAACAAAAAACATACAAGGCTCTGTATTTATAAAGCATGAACTCAAACAAAGAACCCAAGGAACTTCATGCATAGTTCCATAAGAAAAATTACGATACCTGAGAAGAAAGAGATAGAAGACTGGCAGGACCAAACATGAAATAATGACGCGAGGAGAATTAGTAGCATCCACAAAATGCCACCTACAAGAACCAATCGAATAAAGCCCTTCTTCCAAACAATCTTCATGGGATAATCCTGCGTCACCCTTCCCAGAGGGAATCCCTCTTCAACATCTGCACCACCAAACAACTTACTCACATTTTTCGTGCTAAACAAAATATCTATTTCGTCGATACGAAAATCAATGCTACACCAAAAACCCACATCAATATCTTTAGCCTCAATATTTAACATGATACAATTCACAACGGGGCGACGGTAGGCTTTGCTTACCTTTACTATGTTGGTTTAAATTACTCCTTTCGCCTCTACGATGTGTGCGAAAAGAAACAGACCGCGGACTCTCTTTATCCATAATCAATCACTACAACTTCTCATAACTGCAGCACAATGCATACATTATCTTCCCAGAAACCCTCAAAACACGaattaagattaacaaacatATTGCAAATAAATTGGTGAACACAAATCGAATCCAAGCGAATTCCAGATCTGGGTTACTCACTAAATTGATCAAGTTTATCGGCTGCAATTCAAGTTTGGTTtgtgaaaactgaaaaacgaAATATTGGGTTGTGAAAACTGACTTAAAAATTGAGGATGGTGTGGTTGGAGCCTCTCTGCAGTAAAAGAAGCTTCAGGAtttgtaaaaataagaaagaaccGCAATTTGGGTGGTAAATATAAACTTACTCAAACTTTACAGTATCTAAGGGTTAATAAATTACAAGGGATTGGAGCCAAAAGCTTGAAACTTCACAACCCAGATCAAATCTCAGCCGCAGATGCCACCTGAGCGTGAAAGCAAGCTCCTTTTTTCTGGTTTTACCTTAAAGAAagctccttttttttcttctgggtaTCCTGATTAGAGAAAGAGCTGAAATTTAAAAACTCGCTCGGATTGAAGTAACCCGGAGAACACAAAAAGCGACACTGTTTTGGACCAGGAAATTTAAGTTTATTAAGGAATTTACAGAAATagaaaaaactttttttttctttttttttcttttttttataatttgtgaatttttttgtttggttaatctAAAATAGTACATGCTCACATATAAAGTGTGAAATTTTTCCTTTGGttgttaaaattgaaggagagaggaagagagtgagagagaactaGGAACTGAAGAGAGAGGGtgagaggatttttttttttttttttttttttaattagagatgatAAACTTACATGTATGTGAGCtttaaaaaaaagcaaaattttgtttattgaaATTATGTTACTATCCTTACTTTTGTGGTAGAAGACAAAAATATCTTTTCACtctcttttagttgacaaataAGGTTTCATTAATGTAGTTTTAAATAATAATGAACTTTGAAAAcgaaatttcttatttttaaactttGACTAATAAAAACTTAGAAACGATACATATTTACATAGAATATAAATTGGACGTCCCAAATGTCAAGGTTTTTTTCTATGCAGAAATTCTAAACTTCTAgatttatgaatccaaacaagaaaattgatgcagttaatttataaattttgatttttgtcaaattcctagtttatttttttcatccaaacatGGTGTGAGTAGGAGAGGAGAGTAAACTTTTAACTGCGCTAGCAAAATGGCTCagtacaccaaaaaaaaaaaatttaaccaattgtattataacacttgatATATCAACTTGTGTTCCCAACACAATGAAAAGTTTATCCTTTACTTGAAGGTGGTTTTTTGAGTAATTAGTTGATTTGGCCTCTTATGAAACTTTGGATTCCATGCACATCTAAAATTAAAAGCAAGAATATAAACCAAAACAACCTCAAACTACGTCGATGACACTCTTTAAGAGCATTTTAACCATTTTTGTTATTATTCACATTGAAAAAGTTTTGGTCTTTGTGCAACTCCACCCATTTTACCATAGGCAatagagaaaattgtagcaatggccTTTTAATTTCAACCCAATTgaagaaatggtccctcaactaaaaattcataatgactagtcccttaactcatcaaaatgtgcaacTATGGTCTTTTTCGTCAACTCCATCAAAATGAGTGATGGTGAAATGACCATTTCTACAACTGGGTTAAAATTAAGggattattgctacaatttttgtcatttggtttCTCATATTTGCCCCTTGATTTAGTCTCACGTGCGTAacacatgactcattttgatgaAAGTTCTAACGGAGTTGAAACAAATGTatcatggatttttagttgatgaatcattgctccaattgagttaaaagtTGAGAAaccatatattttttaattttttaatgccTTGTTGGTCTTATTCTCCACGCACCTAAGATTTTCGAAGAGATTTTAACTACTCTTGGCCTGTCATGTGTCATTGTCCAATAAAATCTCTACTCAAATTCttgataaaattttcaaacattcaCGTCAGGTCATAtgttcttatttgatttttttaatttcattagaTGTTTCCACAAAAACCCTCTAACCCACCCCATCTACTCACACCAGTCACCTATATCCTCTTTTTTCATCTCAATCCACAGATTTTAAAAAAGAGAGATCAATCACCAATTTTATAACATGATGAGGTTGCTAGAGATCCAAGAGTGACAAAATGAAGAACGAAGAAGAAAACGTGCTCAAAGTGGAAGGCATATTAGGCCTAGAAATACAAGGTTGCTTTTCATTTGGAAGAGGAACACATACCCTTTTGAAACGTTTGTGCCTCCTTTTCCATTCTAAACAGTAGTTAGAGGCATTTCTTGTGCAAATTTTCGTAGAGATTGAATTGACAAGAAACCTGCAAGACAAAATCAAAGAGATAAATGAAGTTATGACTAACACCGGTATAGTGTTTGCCAAAGCGCCTCTGATACCTAAGTTAGGAGAGAATTCTAAGTTTGTATAACTGTGGCTAGAAAGCAATTCACTGAAAAAGGAAGGAGGCTTGGCTATTTATAGGCTCACAAGGAGTAGACCATGGCATCTAGGTTTGTTAAACCTTGGAGTAGAGTGATATCTTTTCTGCAACATCGATGTGGGAGCATTTTGCAAGGTCGTTGCAAATGATGCTCCCCAACACAAACGTCTCAAGTATAGTTTAGTGGTTTTCGCCAAGCGCAGAGACTGACAAGCAGGCCGATTGTATATCAAGGACTTCCATGTTAAGGCCATTTGGCGGCAAAATGGGATTCAAGGCCTGATGATTGTGGAATTCTTGGGCGCTCTGCAAAATAGAGGTTTGTAAGTCCACTAAGGTATAACTAACACTTGTCTGGTCCATTGAGGGCATAACGTGTTTAGGGTTGAATCCCCGACAAACCCCTAATGAGAAGATTAGTCCCACACCAATGAAAATCAATGCCGATCGAGTTTtagatttgtttatttttcttttatttctttttataaatttagaaCTTTAAATCATTTGAGAGAAATAATTTTTAAGATTCCATTTGCCATCGTATTATTGGACTTGTAAACCCCACATGTGTACCATGTCAGTATACCTAATGGAATCTTaacataacaacaaattaatttccaaGGAACAATTTCAAGGACGTCAATGATGGATCTTGAAATTGAGAAACCAAAATGAGAATTTAGGtcaatttcaaaaatcattGATGATAaaaattgcttttattttgtgaGAATTCCATACTAATGACACTTGGATGCTCTACACAATTTCACCCCAAGGTAAAAAACCAAACTTAATAAAATAGTCATTCTCGGTTAAATTTAGTGTAGTCCtatcatttttatttggtttgagTATGTCTCATCATCACTTCAATTCAAGCCTCAAACTCGACCGTTGTATGCAAATTCATCAATAAACTCAAAAGAGAAAACGATAATTAAAAGTGTTGGTGGAGGGTGTGAGACTATAAAGTTCGTAAGGAAGATTGAGAGTTGAGACGTGTTAGATAcgagaaaagaaaatgttttttatttgaaaagtaTATTAGAAGATGCAAAATGTCTTAAAATCACTTTGTTTTTGGGGCAAAAAAGCTCTACAATCACAAATATAAATTATTCATATCCACCGAAAGATAGAAAATTATATATTGCATCTCTCTAATAAAGACGTCGTATAACCCGTCAATTTTCAACTTTCTAGTGGCAAAGCCAAGAACCGGACGAATCAAAATCCCAAATCGATCCGGTTCATTACATAATTCATGGCTCAAATTCATTCCGTCACGCCTTACACAGATACACTCTTGATGGGCGGCTCAGATTAAAAGCAAGAACTTCACACGTTCATTACGTACTCACGAGTCACGACACGCGCAATTGACCCGAGAGGGTAAAGGCAAATTAGGGTTTGGATTTTCTAGCTGAAAGTAAAATTGGGGATTTCAACAATTGAAGCAAGAGGTCGGAGGAGAGCGCTCCGATTTCCAATTCGAAACGCGTTCGGTAAAGGTAAAGTTCTGAACTAAGTGTTTGAAAGAAATTGCTGCTTCTAAAATTTCTGTACATTTTCTGTGGTTTTTCATGCCGTCGATTTTACTTGTTTGACCTCGATTTTTTATCCAATTGCCTTGTGCTGGAAACTGTTCTTCTAGTtccttatatataatatattaggGTTTAGTGCAAAAACCCCAATTCCGTTGGTGTaaatttttctaatttattttttatttttatgaattatCAGACAAATTTACTGATTGCTGTCTTTTCTTACCCTAACAGAATACTGTGATATTAGGGTTTAGATATGGATGTCGACGTTGATCACTATAAGGTTCTTGGTTTACCTTCCGGCGAGGAAGGCTCCAAGCTTACAGAGAATGATATTAAAAAGGCTTATCGAGCGAAGGCTTTGGTGTTGCACCCTGACAAGAGGCCCGATGATCCTGATGCCCCGGCCAACTTCCAGAGTCTCATGTCATCCTATGAGATACTCAAGGATGAGAAGGCCAGGAAACTGTTTGATGATTTACTCAGAGTTAAGAGAGACCAGCAGCGCCGCCATTTGGAACGCGATTCCAAGCGACAGAGGATGGTCTCTGATCTTGAAGCAAGAGAACGATCTGCCTTTGCTCCGGATGCGGCTGCCAGAGATAGAGCAGAAGAGGAGAGAATATCTAGGAAGCttaaagaagagattgagagaaTACGCAAGGAGCATGCAAAGAAAGGGGCGGCAACTGATTTTGCTCCCAAGAGAGAGACTGTTGGAGTTGGCAACGGAAATGTGGGTGGTGCAAAGGTAGGGTTGGATGAGGAGAAGATGCTTAAAGTTTCGTGGGAAAATGTTGGTGAAGGCTATACGGCAGAGAGGTTGAGAGGTTTGTTCTCGGTATTCGGCGAGGTTGAAGATATTGTCATCAGGGGCAAGAAGAAGAGAGGTTCGGCTCTTGTTGTGATGGCGACTAAAGATGCAGCTGTGAGTATGCTacgatttttttatttgtcctTTTTAATTTGAACGTTTATTTTCTTAATGCGCTAGTTACTTATGATGGGTTTACTATTTGTAGGTTGCTGCAACGGGAACTCTGTTAGGTGATCTTTCTAATCCATTGCTGGTTATACCTCTTAAACCAGTGTCAGTGACTGATGCTCCACCAGTTCAGAGGCCTGAGGAACCTGATCGACTTAACCATTTGGTTGGGGCTGGATATCAATCGTTTGAAGATTCTGTTTTGCAGAAACTGAAAAAGGTTTGACTCGGGTCAACTTTTCTTTATACCTAATCTAAAGATTGCTATTATCATGATGAGACTTAATAAAATGTCACTTGTCATGTTAATGTGACATTAAGAACGTGCATCCAAAAGCTTGGATATAAcctcttttctttacttgtcgAAAAGAAAAGTTACCTCTCTTATCTTTTGATTGTACTGTCACTGCTgttgtatttttgttattagATGTTTTTGTTATACAATTTTGCATCTTATCAATTTGAAGCAGAATATATTGTGAATTAACTGGATCATTCACGGACTGTTATACTGCATGTAGTTGTAGTGTTAAAAGGACAATAAAGTTGCAGATGCTCACTTCTCTGACAGCggttttatatttgatttattATTTCTAAATCGTGACCTGCACTTTCTATTACATCAGTTCTCAGTCTTTGTCTCGTTTCTCTAATGTAGGCTGGGCAGAAGCAAAAATAGTATTCATAAGCATGAAAGTGTGATGATCCCAAAAGCACTACAAGGTTCATGATCTTGCAAATGGTAAGAACCACCTATAATTTCCATTAACTCATATATATTCCAGTTGGAGCCCGGTTTCTATTTTCGTTACTTTATTTCTGAAAATAGGTTGTGCTTTCCAAATACATTTTTTAAGGTGCATGACAAGCAATTtctaatcatatatatatataggagcaATATGCTTTTGCCTACGGATCCAGGTACCACGTGGCAAGGGAAAGCTTATCATTCCCCCTATGATTGGAGCAAAGGTTGCTCAAGGCATTTGAAACCGGTTGTTTGGGCCTGCATTTCTCTTAACCAAAATCTATTTGTGAAAACTTACAAATAGGGAACTCTTACATGCCTGCAGGCTAATATACTATAATTCTTGGATTTGCGGGGAAGTCGTGGGGAGTCCTCAAGTCTCAAGATTGTGCAAGAGAAGTGTATTAACTGGTGTGTTGCCATTGTAATAAATCACATTAGTTACTGAGAGCTCGGGACTAGCGTTGAAGTTTGTGCTTGTATACTAACATTCTACATTCTCAAGGTTAGGACGGAATTATTTCTGTCGCCATTGTGAATTGGGTGTGGGGTTAATAATCAGAGATATGACCTTTTGATTCACTTCAACAGAGTTTGAGGTTTCATGTTGTGCCATTTCACAAATCATTGTACACTTTGTATTGTATCAATTCATGATTCACTTTGGTTTCCATTTGTTTCACTGTTTTTCGTTTCTATTCAACACTATGAGATTTGCATTCAGAACATCCTCAAATAACGTGAAGATTAAGTGTCGTTAGACCAAATGATTGGCAATCGTACTTTTCACTGTTAATCCTCCGCCACTATATATTCCTTGTTCGTTAAGCAGAGTTGAATGTCTTATATTTTGTGGGAAAAGTCATTGCTTAATACGATTACATTTATGTCCTGATGATTGAAGGACAGGTGTCTGAGAGTTGGTGGTGCTTGGCATGTAACTATGTGGATTCTACTCTCTTTAGGTTTAACACCTCCACAAAAACATTGGAACTTAATTCATTCATAAttgttgcaaaatcaaaagGTCATATTAGAGAAGTACGATAATTTAAAAAGCGTGATTCTGAAAATTCCGACCCTTCTCAAGGAAAAAGATTTGGACCTTTCTATTTTCTTATTATGTTTATCAAAACGATAGTGATATGTGGGAGGACAAATAGAACTCAAAAACTCTGCTGTAAGGgtcaatgctcttaatcagttGAATTACGAGCTCTTTACTCGTTTTTTTATGCATCTTTTAACTATGGAATCATTGATTGTGCTTATTGTCGCGAATTGCAATTTTACGGGAAGAGCGCAAGTAGTATTACTACTAGGCCTAAGTGGACTGGATTTGGTACTACTATTGTGATAGAATGTTTTGCTCTTAAAAGTGAGCATTTGACATTGTGTTTCTCAAGCAAGCTAGCATATAACTCCTTTCAAGAGATTTCTTTCAAACACGTTGTCATGGAAGCGAATCACTTACCAGCTTTTTGAGCGAAGATGTTTGAAGACTcacgataattttttttttttttacaaatgatgaaataatttacattaaattttgataaataatGGGAGGGAGATTCAAACACGAGACCTCGAGTGCATGAGTGTTGGTCTTAAATTACTGAGTTACATACAAGTCACTTGTGAAGACTCAAGGATTAGATGGTATATTTTCTTCAAGAATAATTCACAAGTGAAAAAATGCATTGAGATGTGAGCAATCACAGCTTGctattcaatttaaattttttcataACAAGATgagtaataaaaatataatttttacacactatttttaactttttacatacttatttttatttataaccattaaattaaacaaattaaacgaAGACAATAAAATGTGTGcaagtgaaaagttaaaaacgACGTAGAAAAGAACATTTCTTCGTAAGAAAGGGAGAAACAaggaactcaaaagaaaatgattaaataattatatGATAATTTAATGTATTATTACTTGAACAGAGATCATCGTCCTTTGCCTCGCCTCCGCCCACCAAAACCCCTCCAAGCTGTCCTAAAatcccattttcttcttctctctgctCAAAACCCCCAGAGCCTGCGTGCGCTTCCAAATTCCAGGTTGCAGAAAACCAAAGCCTTCTCTCTTTATTTCAATGGCGGCGACCGCCCCGTGGCATCCCAAGGAAGAAGGATTCGCGGCGATCTGCGGGCTGCTGGAGCAGCAGATTTCGCATTCGGCTTCCTCCGCTGACAAGTCTCAGATTTGGCAGCAGCTCCAACATTACTCTCAGTTCCCCGATTTCAATAACTACCTTGCGTTCATTCTCACACGTGCGGAGGTATGCTCCCCCTCCCTCCACTTCCCCGCAATTATGTATTCATTTCCAATTTGAATCAGTAAGGTTTGTGTTAGtgtgttttcaatttcaatttggtttgatttgatttggatGGATATTGTGTCTGATTGGACTGCATAATTAGAAATCGATAGTCGTTTTTCGAGATTATCGGGGAATTGCGGGTTTTGGTCTGATGGAAGTTATGGGTGCTGAACATTAGGGGTTAGAATGTTTGCTTCGCAATTCGGATTGTTCTGATTGCATTTGGTTTCTGTTCTCTTGGTTTCGACAGTGGTTTTAAGCTGGCAAGACCAGAAAAGTCTTGGAAACTTCAGACGTTTGTCCACAAATCCTTGTTTATGTAGAAACTGTTTGCTGTGATCAAATAGTCAGATAGTTTACAATCCTGTTGCGTGGTAACATGTGTTGTGAAGAAAATGTGATTTCATGTTTATGGTGGTTGGTTAACATAGCAAGACAGTTTTCAGTTTCTATGTGCTGACGGAACTTTAAATTTGGGTAAATTATGGACAGGGTAAATCAGTGGAGGTTAGACAGGCGGCGGGATTGCTTTTGAAGAATAATCTTAAAAATGCTTATACTTCCATGGCTCCTGCATACCAGCAATATATAAAATTGGAATTATTGCCTTGCTTAGGAGTAGCAGACCGACACATCAGGTCTACAGTTGGGACCATAATAAGCGTTGTTGTTCAGCTAGGGGGAATTTTGGGGTGGCCTGAACTATTGCAAGCTCTTGTAAGTTGTTTAGACAGTAATGACCTAAATCACATGGAAGGTGCTATGGACACATTATCCAAGGTAAACGCGATGATTACATTCATTTCCCATGCATATTTCCTCAAAGTTCCTTTATTGTGGAGATACATTAGTGTTTTTTTCTCGTTGTTCTGCTGTGATCAACTCTACCTATGGGTTCATGATTGATCAAGAATTTTGGGTGAAGGATAAGCAAATGTTTTCCTGCTAGTTGCTTGTATGCATATCTTGATACATTTGTAGCTTTCTGTTTGAGGAAAAAAAGATTCTGCCAGGTGCAGCTTTTTGTTTGTCAATTGGCCTTTCTTGCAAGAAGTGCTATTAACTTAAACAAAGTCACGCAGTAATTTAAGTGCTGTAATGCTATTATCTTTTCCCTATAAAGAGGTTCTATTATCTTGAATCATCTCATGCTGGGAGAATAGGTTTCAATAGGACCCTGCTCTAAGTCTACAAAGGGCTAATTGTTTCTGGTATGAGAGAGTATCCTTTCTTATTGTCAGTGGTTTTGAAAAGACTCTGTGCTCTAGCTTTTGTGTGCATCAAACCCTCTGTTTTTTATCTTCACCCCTTATCAGATTAAATTCAATGAAGTTATTTATAGAGACCATTTATGTTATTTTGGTATCACCTTCTGATAGCATCTAACAAGAACGGATATTGTAACAACTATAGTAGCTCCTAACTGCAGCTCTTAATAGTGATGGCACAATCAGaacctatttatttttatgacatCGATGTTGTGATGTATTACAGATATGTGAGGATATACCTCAAGTGCTTGATTCAGATGTACCTGGATTGCCTGAACGTCCCATCAACGTATTCCTTCCGAGATTACTTAAGGTAAAATTAAGATTGCTGTATTGTGTTAGAACTTTGTGGTTTTTATTCCTTATAAATGAATTTTCTAGCATTTGACCGCATACCACTGAAAGGTTTGGTTGCAAAGGACTTTAAAGTTAATACTTTCTGCCTCCCCTCCCACTTTCTCTCTGAACTTATATTATATATGAACTTTTACTGATaatctttttttattcttttggtcTGGTTGGCTCAACCTGCGTTCCCTTTACACAGTTTTTCCAATCACCACATGCATCGCTTAGAAAGCTTTCCTTGGGTTCTGTAAATCAATACATTATGTTGTTGCCAGCTGTAAGTATATCTCAAATCTCTTGGTACCTTTTCAACCTTTTTCTGATGATTGGGGGTGGTAGAAGCTATGTGTTCTATTTGATTTCAGGCTTTGCATGCATCCATGGATCAGTATCTTCAAGGTTTGTTTATCCTTGCTAATGACCCGTCTTCAGAAGTGAGG
This region includes:
- the LOC137729580 gene encoding probable hexosyltransferase MUCI70 — translated: MDKESPRSVSFRTHRRGERSNLNQHSKDVEEGFPLGRVTQDYPMKIVWKKGFIRLVLVGGILWMLLILLASLFHVWSCQSSISFFSAMCNKESKVFSMLDSLGFVPKGQSQHRCPIPVVSDPDKIKIPKGRTPDEIVKNLTYVLDDEILPDGTQSSPLFGGHQNWAQRDESFRLKSDMNLHCGFIRNGGAEMAPADIKYVKKCRFVVASGIFDGYDVPHQPSNLSPRSKKLFCFLMAVDETSLEFIKGNVTVREDNDGGKWVGIWRLVLLKHPPYDEPRRNGKVPKILTHRLFPNAQYSIWIDGKMELMVDPLQILERYLWRGKHTFSISQHKHHHSIYEEADANKRRKRYARPLIDLHMKIYRYEGLEPWDPTKKTVSDVPEGAIIIREHTAMSNLFSCLWFNEVHLFTPRDQLSFGYVVYRLGGLFKFFMFPNCEYNSLFVLHPHIREHSSRIEWVTSWNQLKGNGSISNKGKDWDQASAKNGLVESRGGLGLWTPYPANLDSVVLPPVARTSKAG
- the LOC137727407 gene encoding uncharacterized protein, with protein sequence MDVDVDHYKVLGLPSGEEGSKLTENDIKKAYRAKALVLHPDKRPDDPDAPANFQSLMSSYEILKDEKARKLFDDLLRVKRDQQRRHLERDSKRQRMVSDLEARERSAFAPDAAARDRAEEERISRKLKEEIERIRKEHAKKGAATDFAPKRETVGVGNGNVGGAKVGLDEEKMLKVSWENVGEGYTAERLRGLFSVFGEVEDIVIRGKKKRGSALVVMATKDAAVAATGTLLGDLSNPLLVIPLKPVSVTDAPPVQRPEEPDRLNHLVGAGYQSFEDSVLQKLKKV